One Drosophila santomea strain STO CAGO 1482 chromosome 4, Prin_Dsan_1.1, whole genome shotgun sequence DNA window includes the following coding sequences:
- the LOC120454828 gene encoding host cell factor isoform X1, giving the protein MEGSDFVGPSFPSGERISASDLNSEHILQAENNSFANRVSMDIDVPDGHQLDSNLTGFRWKRVLNPTGPQPRPRHGHRAINIKELMVVFGGGNEGIVDELHVYNTVTNQWYVPVLKGDVPNGCAAYGFVVEGTRMFVFGGMIEYGKYSNELYELQATKWEWRKMYPESPDSGMSPCPRLGHSFTMVGEKIFLFGGLANESDDPKNNIPKYLNDLYILDTRGVHSHNGKWIVPKTYGDSPPPRESHTGISFATKSNGNLNLLIYGGMSGCRLGDLWLLETDSMTWSKPRTSGEAPLPRSLHSSTMIGNKMYVFGGWVPLVINDSKSTTEREWKCTNTLAVLDLETMTWDNVTLDTVEENVPRARAGHCAVGIQSRLYVWSGRDGYRKAWNNQVRVCCKDLWYLEVSKPLYAVKVALVRASTHALELSWTATTFAGAYVLQIQKIEQPLTTSSKPSSNNIVQQGTTTSAETSGINVSTNSSGSALALGVEATSAILKLEKESLQLTGCQPESNVQSSVNDLLQPISPPSSPTSRTVKKTLSSRDGTTFNLSTSVASVQPQISVISSTAVVTGNNTASTSGAINSILQQFRPAVTAVRTSTTATVSIATSTADTLSVRVPSTTSANVVLSSSSNALRIVPSVSASQSLRLSSSQASGSNCRSSSVNVLKTALPSVAVQSQSALSATTSIGGKQYFIQKPLTLAPNVQLQFVKTSGGMTVQTLPKVNFTASKGTPTHGISITNPQLASGTTQFQGSTLPGNQLQKPIVSGNVLKLVSPHTMASGKLIMKNSNILQMGKVTPNVMGGKPAFVITNKQGTPLGNQQIIIVTTGGSVRSVPASTVMTSAGGSASGTNIVSIVSSTSTTPSPLQALSGQKTLISNQSGVKMVRNISSVQASSSMAFGQKQSNTPIHQKTALYIGGKAVTVMSTNASMAASGNVSNKLMVVSGTSSNNSPSTTTALSARKSFVFNAGGSPRAVTLATKSVNAKFIQQAQSVPETNNHSVATSKDTDPMDDIIEQLDGAGDLLKVSETEAQPGSEENDDNGENATCSSASGSLCIGGEETGPSRAQNPTVTEQPVDIIEDVSGVSSSTDVNKTAIVSGDTIESLKISEKENGDVESKGKKTPTDDCHQPTTSETEAATILTTIKSAEAVVLETTEISKDHTGCSKGSSKQNQDENKKFKQRQESSPSQNIRQFQNVDGSQLEALASAALLQAATSDATALAFKEFIERPDSETNSKSSNIAEIQQKKVQSTLAVVVPNTAQNENQKWHTVGVFKDLSHTVTSYVDSNCFSDSLLDGIDVDNLPDFSKFPRTNLDPGTAYRFRLSAINSCGRGEWGEISSFKTCLPGFPGAPSAIKISKDVKEGAHLTWEPPPAQKTKEIIEYSVYLAVKPTAKDKALSTPQLAFVRVYVGAANQCTVPNASLSNAHVDCSNKPAIIFRIAARNQKGYGPATQVRWLQDPAATKQQAPTVTPNLKRGQEKTTIGSSNIANTFCSPHKRGRNGLHD; this is encoded by the exons ATGGAAGGCTCAGACTTTGTGGGTCCATCTTTTCCTTCAGGAGAACGAATATCAGCATCTGATCTAAATTCGGAGCATATTCTTCAAGCCGAAAATAATAGCTTTGCTAATCGAGTTTCTATGGATATAGATGTCCCTGATGGACACCAACTGGACAGCAATTTAACCGGGTTTCGATGGAAGCGCGTTCTTAACCCAACCGGTCCGCAGCCCCGCCCGAGACATGGACACCGTGCGATAAATATCAAAGAGCTCATGGTCGTCTTTGGCGGCGGAAACGAAGGAATTGTTGACGAATTGCACGTCTATAATACtg TTACTAATCAGTGGTACGTCCCAGTGCTAAAAGGAGATGTACCGAACGGATGCGCTGCCTATGGATTTGTTGTGGAGGGTACTCGcatgtttgtttttgggggAATGATCGAATACGGAAAATATTCAAACGAGCTCTATGAGCTACAGGCAACTAAATGGGAATGGAGAAAAATGTACCCAGAGTCACCGGACAGTGGGATGTCACCGTGCCCTCGCTTAGGTCACAGTTTTACAATGGTTggtgaaaaaatatttctttttggcGGACTAGCAAATGAATCAGACGAcccaaaaaataatattccaAA ATACTTAAACGACTTGTACATACTGGATACTCGAGGAGTTCACAGTCATAACGGAAAGTGGATAGTACCTAAAACATATGGGGATAGTCCTCCACCACGAGAGTCACACACAGGCATTTCGTTTGCTACTAAAAGTAACGGGAATTTAAATCTTTTGATTTATGGTGGAATGAGTGGTTGCCGCTTGGGAGATTTATGGTTGTTAGAAACAG ACTCGATGACGTGGTCGAAGCCGAGAACTTCAGGGGAGGCGCCGTTACCGCGCTCGTTGCACAGTTCTACAATGATTGGCAACAAAATGTATGTGTTTGGTGGTTGGGTTCCCTTGGTAATTAATGATTCAAAATCGACAACAGAGCGTGAATGGAAATGTACAAACACTCTTGCAGTCCTTGACTTag AAACAATGACATGGGACAATGTCACATTAGACACTGTAGAGGAAAATGTTCCGCGTGCTCGTGCTGGCCACTGTGCAGTTGGTATTCAAAGTCGTCTATATGTGTGGTCAGGTCGTGATGGTTACCGCAAAGCGTGGAACAACCAGGTTAGG GTTTGCTGCAAAGACCTGTGGTACTTAGAAGTCTCCAAGCCCCTGTATGCAGTAAAAGTCGCGCTAGTCCGCGCTTCTACTCACGCCTTGGAGCTCTCGTGGACGGCGACAACTTTTGCAGGCGCCTACGTTTTGCAAATCCAAAAAATTGAGCAGCCACTAACTACAAGCTCGAAACCGTCAAGCAACAATATTGTTCAACAGGGAACCACGACATCTGCTGAAACTTCTGGAATAAATGTTTCAACAAACAGCTCTGGGAGTGCTTTGGCTCTTGGAGTCGAAGCGACATCTGCAATCTTAAAACTAGAAAAGGAATCTTTGCAACTGACTGGGTGCCAACCAGAATCAAATGTTCAATCATCTGTAAATGACTTGTTGCAACCAATTTCGCCACCTTCATCGCCAACGTCACGTACTGTTAAGAAGACGCTTTCATCAAGGGATGGAACTACCTTTAACCTATCAACATCGGTCGCTTCAGTGCAGCCTCAAATATCTGTAATCAGTAGTACAGCCGTAGTAACAGGTAACAACACAGCGTCCACAAGTGGCGCCATTAATAGTATATTGCAACAGTTTCGGCCAGCTGTTACCGCTGTTAGAACGTCCACTACTGCTACGGTATCAATTGCTACCAGCACGGCTGACACTTTATCTGTGCGAGTGCCAAGTACGACGTCGGCAAACGTTGTTCTTAGCTCCTCTAGTAATGCTTTGCGTATTGTCCCAAGCGTATCTGCATCGCAATCACTACGCCTATCTTCTTCTCAAGCGAGTGGCAGCAACTGCCGGAGCAGCTCTGTCAATGTATTAAAAACAGCTCTTCCAAGCGTCGCCGTGCAATCTCAGTCTGCATTATCGGCCACAACCTCCATTGGTGGAAAACAGTACTTCATTCAAAAGCCGCTCACACTTGCTCCAAATGTTCAGCTCCAATTTGTTAAGACCAGTGGTGGAATGACTGTTCAAACTCTTCCAAAGGTCAACTTTACTGCTTCAAAAGGAACGCCCACACATGGCATTTCCATTACAAACCCACAGTTGGCGTCTGGTACCACCCAATTTCAG GGATCGACTTTGCCCGGAAATCAACTTCAAAAACCCATTGTGTCCGGAAACGTTCTAAAACTTGTATCGCCACATACGATGGCCAGTGGTAAATTAATTATGAAGAATTCAAACATCTTACAGATGGGCAAGGTAACGCCAAACGTTATGGGTGGAAAACCAGCATTTGTCATAACTAACAAACAAGGTACGCCATTGGGAAACCAACAGATCATTATTGTAACCACTGGAGGCAGCGTGCGATCCGTTCCAGCTAGCACGGTTATGACAAGTGCTGGTGGCTCTGCATCAGGGACAAATATTGTAAGTATAGTAAGCTCAACGTCGACCACGCCAAGTCCGCTGCAGGCATTAAGTGGACAAAAAACTTTAATATCCAACCAAAGTGGAGTTAAGATGGTGCGAAATATATCATCGGTACAAGCATCATCTTCAATGGCTTTtgggcaaaaacaaagtaaCACTCCCATTCACCAAAAAACGGCATTGTATATAGGAGGCAAAGCTGTTACTGTTATGAGCACTAATGCAAGTATGGCGGCTTCTGGAAACGTCTCAAATAAACTTATGGTAGTATCAGGAACAAGCTCGAATAATTCTCCTTCTACTACAACGGCGTTGAGTGCCAGAAAAAGCTTTGTTTTCAATGCCGGAGGTAGCCCACGAGCCGTAACTTTAGCTACTAAAAGTGTTAATGCAAAATTTATACAACAAGCACAATCAGTACCGGAAACTAATAATCATTCAGTCGCTACTTCGAAAGATACCGATCCAATGGATGATATTATAGAGCAGTTGGATGGAGCTGGCGATCTGCTAAAGGTTTCCGAAACTGAAGCTCAGCCTGGATCAGAGGAGAATGATGATAATGGTGAAAACGCCACGTGTTCATCTGCCTCTGGTTCCCTATGTATCGGAGGTGAGGAGACAGGGCCATCGAGAGCTCAAAACCCTACAGTAACGGAACAGCCGGTTGATATTATTGAAGATGTCTCCGGTGTGAGCAGCTCAACTGATGTTAACAAAACTGCAATCGTAAGTGGTGATACAATAGAATCGCTTAAGATATCGGAAAAGGAAAACGGTGATGTGGAATCTAAG GGTAAAAAGACACCTACCGATGATTGTCATCAGCCGACAACTTCGGAGACGGAGGCGGCCACTATCCTAACCACAATTAAGTCTGCTGAGGCTGTAGTGTTGGAAACTACGGAAATAAGCAAAGACCATACTGGATGTTCTAAAGGTAGTTCGAAACAAAATCaagatgaaaataaaaagtttaaacagCGGCAAGAATCTTCACCGTCACAAAATATACGCCAATTCCAAAatg tCGATGGTTCACAATTAGAGGCTCTTGCTTCCGCGGCATTGCTGCAAGCTGCAACATCAGACGCCACAGCATTGGCTTTCAAAGAATTCATAGAACGACCGGACAGCGAAACAAATAGCAAAAGTAGCAACATTGCTGAgattcaacaaaaaaaa GTTCAATCCACATTAGCGGTCGTAGTTCCAAACACCGCCCAAAACGAGAACCAAAAATGGCACACTGTAGGTGTGTTTAAGGACCTTTCGCACACAGTCACCAGCTATGTTGATTCGAATTGTTTTAGTGATTCCCTTCTTGACGGAATAGATGTGGATAATCTTCCAGATTTTAGCAAGTTTCCACGCACCAATTTGGATCCTGGAACGGCTTATCGTTTTCGACTCAGTGCTATTAATTCTTGTGGACGAGGAGAATGGGGAGAG ATATCCAGTTTTAAAACCTGTTTACCGGGCTTTCCGGGTGCCCCCTCAgctattaaaatttcaaagGATGTCAAGGAGGGCGCTCACTTGACGTGGGAACCACCACCTGCTCAAAAAACTAAGGAGATAATTGAATATTCAGTATACCTTGCAGTTAAGCCGACTGCCAAGGATAAGGCGTTGTCCACTCCGCAATTGGCTTTTGTGCGGGTTTATGTCGGTGCGGCAAATCAATGCACAGTGCCGAACGCTTCCCTATCCAATGCACATGTGGATTGCTCAAATAAACCAGCAATTATATTCCGGATTGCTGCTCGGAATCAAAAGGGCTACGGACCTGCTACTCAAGTTAGATGGCTGCAGG ATCCCGCGGCAACGAAACAGCAAGCTCCCACAGTTACGCCAAATCTAAAGCGTGGACAAGAAAAAACAACTATTGGGAGCAGCAACATAGCAAACACCTTCTGTTCACCACACAAGCGTGGCCGCAACGGATTGCATGATTGA
- the LOC120454828 gene encoding host cell factor isoform X2: protein MEGSDFVGPSFPSGERISASDLNSEHILQAENNSFANRVSMDIDVPDGHQLDSNLTGFRWKRVLNPTGPQPRPRHGHRAINIKELMVVFGGGNEGIVDELHVYNTVTNQWYVPVLKGDVPNGCAAYGFVVEGTRMFVFGGMIEYGKYSNELYELQATKWEWRKMYPESPDSGMSPCPRLGHSFTMVGEKIFLFGGLANESDDPKNNIPKYLNDLYILDTRGVHSHNGKWIVPKTYGDSPPPRESHTGISFATKSNGNLNLLIYGGMSGCRLGDLWLLETDSMTWSKPRTSGEAPLPRSLHSSTMIGNKMYVFGGWVPLVINDSKSTTEREWKCTNTLAVLDLETMTWDNVTLDTVEENVPRARAGHCAVGIQSRLYVWSGRDGYRKAWNNQVCCKDLWYLEVSKPLYAVKVALVRASTHALELSWTATTFAGAYVLQIQKIEQPLTTSSKPSSNNIVQQGTTTSAETSGINVSTNSSGSALALGVEATSAILKLEKESLQLTGCQPESNVQSSVNDLLQPISPPSSPTSRTVKKTLSSRDGTTFNLSTSVASVQPQISVISSTAVVTGNNTASTSGAINSILQQFRPAVTAVRTSTTATVSIATSTADTLSVRVPSTTSANVVLSSSSNALRIVPSVSASQSLRLSSSQASGSNCRSSSVNVLKTALPSVAVQSQSALSATTSIGGKQYFIQKPLTLAPNVQLQFVKTSGGMTVQTLPKVNFTASKGTPTHGISITNPQLASGTTQFQGSTLPGNQLQKPIVSGNVLKLVSPHTMASGKLIMKNSNILQMGKVTPNVMGGKPAFVITNKQGTPLGNQQIIIVTTGGSVRSVPASTVMTSAGGSASGTNIVSIVSSTSTTPSPLQALSGQKTLISNQSGVKMVRNISSVQASSSMAFGQKQSNTPIHQKTALYIGGKAVTVMSTNASMAASGNVSNKLMVVSGTSSNNSPSTTTALSARKSFVFNAGGSPRAVTLATKSVNAKFIQQAQSVPETNNHSVATSKDTDPMDDIIEQLDGAGDLLKVSETEAQPGSEENDDNGENATCSSASGSLCIGGEETGPSRAQNPTVTEQPVDIIEDVSGVSSSTDVNKTAIVSGDTIESLKISEKENGDVESKGKKTPTDDCHQPTTSETEAATILTTIKSAEAVVLETTEISKDHTGCSKGSSKQNQDENKKFKQRQESSPSQNIRQFQNVDGSQLEALASAALLQAATSDATALAFKEFIERPDSETNSKSSNIAEIQQKKVQSTLAVVVPNTAQNENQKWHTVGVFKDLSHTVTSYVDSNCFSDSLLDGIDVDNLPDFSKFPRTNLDPGTAYRFRLSAINSCGRGEWGEISSFKTCLPGFPGAPSAIKISKDVKEGAHLTWEPPPAQKTKEIIEYSVYLAVKPTAKDKALSTPQLAFVRVYVGAANQCTVPNASLSNAHVDCSNKPAIIFRIAARNQKGYGPATQVRWLQDPAATKQQAPTVTPNLKRGQEKTTIGSSNIANTFCSPHKRGRNGLHD from the exons ATGGAAGGCTCAGACTTTGTGGGTCCATCTTTTCCTTCAGGAGAACGAATATCAGCATCTGATCTAAATTCGGAGCATATTCTTCAAGCCGAAAATAATAGCTTTGCTAATCGAGTTTCTATGGATATAGATGTCCCTGATGGACACCAACTGGACAGCAATTTAACCGGGTTTCGATGGAAGCGCGTTCTTAACCCAACCGGTCCGCAGCCCCGCCCGAGACATGGACACCGTGCGATAAATATCAAAGAGCTCATGGTCGTCTTTGGCGGCGGAAACGAAGGAATTGTTGACGAATTGCACGTCTATAATACtg TTACTAATCAGTGGTACGTCCCAGTGCTAAAAGGAGATGTACCGAACGGATGCGCTGCCTATGGATTTGTTGTGGAGGGTACTCGcatgtttgtttttgggggAATGATCGAATACGGAAAATATTCAAACGAGCTCTATGAGCTACAGGCAACTAAATGGGAATGGAGAAAAATGTACCCAGAGTCACCGGACAGTGGGATGTCACCGTGCCCTCGCTTAGGTCACAGTTTTACAATGGTTggtgaaaaaatatttctttttggcGGACTAGCAAATGAATCAGACGAcccaaaaaataatattccaAA ATACTTAAACGACTTGTACATACTGGATACTCGAGGAGTTCACAGTCATAACGGAAAGTGGATAGTACCTAAAACATATGGGGATAGTCCTCCACCACGAGAGTCACACACAGGCATTTCGTTTGCTACTAAAAGTAACGGGAATTTAAATCTTTTGATTTATGGTGGAATGAGTGGTTGCCGCTTGGGAGATTTATGGTTGTTAGAAACAG ACTCGATGACGTGGTCGAAGCCGAGAACTTCAGGGGAGGCGCCGTTACCGCGCTCGTTGCACAGTTCTACAATGATTGGCAACAAAATGTATGTGTTTGGTGGTTGGGTTCCCTTGGTAATTAATGATTCAAAATCGACAACAGAGCGTGAATGGAAATGTACAAACACTCTTGCAGTCCTTGACTTag AAACAATGACATGGGACAATGTCACATTAGACACTGTAGAGGAAAATGTTCCGCGTGCTCGTGCTGGCCACTGTGCAGTTGGTATTCAAAGTCGTCTATATGTGTGGTCAGGTCGTGATGGTTACCGCAAAGCGTGGAACAACCAG GTTTGCTGCAAAGACCTGTGGTACTTAGAAGTCTCCAAGCCCCTGTATGCAGTAAAAGTCGCGCTAGTCCGCGCTTCTACTCACGCCTTGGAGCTCTCGTGGACGGCGACAACTTTTGCAGGCGCCTACGTTTTGCAAATCCAAAAAATTGAGCAGCCACTAACTACAAGCTCGAAACCGTCAAGCAACAATATTGTTCAACAGGGAACCACGACATCTGCTGAAACTTCTGGAATAAATGTTTCAACAAACAGCTCTGGGAGTGCTTTGGCTCTTGGAGTCGAAGCGACATCTGCAATCTTAAAACTAGAAAAGGAATCTTTGCAACTGACTGGGTGCCAACCAGAATCAAATGTTCAATCATCTGTAAATGACTTGTTGCAACCAATTTCGCCACCTTCATCGCCAACGTCACGTACTGTTAAGAAGACGCTTTCATCAAGGGATGGAACTACCTTTAACCTATCAACATCGGTCGCTTCAGTGCAGCCTCAAATATCTGTAATCAGTAGTACAGCCGTAGTAACAGGTAACAACACAGCGTCCACAAGTGGCGCCATTAATAGTATATTGCAACAGTTTCGGCCAGCTGTTACCGCTGTTAGAACGTCCACTACTGCTACGGTATCAATTGCTACCAGCACGGCTGACACTTTATCTGTGCGAGTGCCAAGTACGACGTCGGCAAACGTTGTTCTTAGCTCCTCTAGTAATGCTTTGCGTATTGTCCCAAGCGTATCTGCATCGCAATCACTACGCCTATCTTCTTCTCAAGCGAGTGGCAGCAACTGCCGGAGCAGCTCTGTCAATGTATTAAAAACAGCTCTTCCAAGCGTCGCCGTGCAATCTCAGTCTGCATTATCGGCCACAACCTCCATTGGTGGAAAACAGTACTTCATTCAAAAGCCGCTCACACTTGCTCCAAATGTTCAGCTCCAATTTGTTAAGACCAGTGGTGGAATGACTGTTCAAACTCTTCCAAAGGTCAACTTTACTGCTTCAAAAGGAACGCCCACACATGGCATTTCCATTACAAACCCACAGTTGGCGTCTGGTACCACCCAATTTCAG GGATCGACTTTGCCCGGAAATCAACTTCAAAAACCCATTGTGTCCGGAAACGTTCTAAAACTTGTATCGCCACATACGATGGCCAGTGGTAAATTAATTATGAAGAATTCAAACATCTTACAGATGGGCAAGGTAACGCCAAACGTTATGGGTGGAAAACCAGCATTTGTCATAACTAACAAACAAGGTACGCCATTGGGAAACCAACAGATCATTATTGTAACCACTGGAGGCAGCGTGCGATCCGTTCCAGCTAGCACGGTTATGACAAGTGCTGGTGGCTCTGCATCAGGGACAAATATTGTAAGTATAGTAAGCTCAACGTCGACCACGCCAAGTCCGCTGCAGGCATTAAGTGGACAAAAAACTTTAATATCCAACCAAAGTGGAGTTAAGATGGTGCGAAATATATCATCGGTACAAGCATCATCTTCAATGGCTTTtgggcaaaaacaaagtaaCACTCCCATTCACCAAAAAACGGCATTGTATATAGGAGGCAAAGCTGTTACTGTTATGAGCACTAATGCAAGTATGGCGGCTTCTGGAAACGTCTCAAATAAACTTATGGTAGTATCAGGAACAAGCTCGAATAATTCTCCTTCTACTACAACGGCGTTGAGTGCCAGAAAAAGCTTTGTTTTCAATGCCGGAGGTAGCCCACGAGCCGTAACTTTAGCTACTAAAAGTGTTAATGCAAAATTTATACAACAAGCACAATCAGTACCGGAAACTAATAATCATTCAGTCGCTACTTCGAAAGATACCGATCCAATGGATGATATTATAGAGCAGTTGGATGGAGCTGGCGATCTGCTAAAGGTTTCCGAAACTGAAGCTCAGCCTGGATCAGAGGAGAATGATGATAATGGTGAAAACGCCACGTGTTCATCTGCCTCTGGTTCCCTATGTATCGGAGGTGAGGAGACAGGGCCATCGAGAGCTCAAAACCCTACAGTAACGGAACAGCCGGTTGATATTATTGAAGATGTCTCCGGTGTGAGCAGCTCAACTGATGTTAACAAAACTGCAATCGTAAGTGGTGATACAATAGAATCGCTTAAGATATCGGAAAAGGAAAACGGTGATGTGGAATCTAAG GGTAAAAAGACACCTACCGATGATTGTCATCAGCCGACAACTTCGGAGACGGAGGCGGCCACTATCCTAACCACAATTAAGTCTGCTGAGGCTGTAGTGTTGGAAACTACGGAAATAAGCAAAGACCATACTGGATGTTCTAAAGGTAGTTCGAAACAAAATCaagatgaaaataaaaagtttaaacagCGGCAAGAATCTTCACCGTCACAAAATATACGCCAATTCCAAAatg tCGATGGTTCACAATTAGAGGCTCTTGCTTCCGCGGCATTGCTGCAAGCTGCAACATCAGACGCCACAGCATTGGCTTTCAAAGAATTCATAGAACGACCGGACAGCGAAACAAATAGCAAAAGTAGCAACATTGCTGAgattcaacaaaaaaaa GTTCAATCCACATTAGCGGTCGTAGTTCCAAACACCGCCCAAAACGAGAACCAAAAATGGCACACTGTAGGTGTGTTTAAGGACCTTTCGCACACAGTCACCAGCTATGTTGATTCGAATTGTTTTAGTGATTCCCTTCTTGACGGAATAGATGTGGATAATCTTCCAGATTTTAGCAAGTTTCCACGCACCAATTTGGATCCTGGAACGGCTTATCGTTTTCGACTCAGTGCTATTAATTCTTGTGGACGAGGAGAATGGGGAGAG ATATCCAGTTTTAAAACCTGTTTACCGGGCTTTCCGGGTGCCCCCTCAgctattaaaatttcaaagGATGTCAAGGAGGGCGCTCACTTGACGTGGGAACCACCACCTGCTCAAAAAACTAAGGAGATAATTGAATATTCAGTATACCTTGCAGTTAAGCCGACTGCCAAGGATAAGGCGTTGTCCACTCCGCAATTGGCTTTTGTGCGGGTTTATGTCGGTGCGGCAAATCAATGCACAGTGCCGAACGCTTCCCTATCCAATGCACATGTGGATTGCTCAAATAAACCAGCAATTATATTCCGGATTGCTGCTCGGAATCAAAAGGGCTACGGACCTGCTACTCAAGTTAGATGGCTGCAGG ATCCCGCGGCAACGAAACAGCAAGCTCCCACAGTTACGCCAAATCTAAAGCGTGGACAAGAAAAAACAACTATTGGGAGCAGCAACATAGCAAACACCTTCTGTTCACCACACAAGCGTGGCCGCAACGGATTGCATGATTGA